The window GCAGCCGCTGATCACCATCTGACCCGGCCGGAGGGGGAGCCGCAAGGCCCCCCTCCGCCCCAAAGGAGGAAAACATGGAAGAAAAAATCAAGGAACTCAATTTGCTCTTGCTCTACCTGACCGGCTGGGAGGAAGACTCACGCAAAAACCCTGGCGAGAAAGTTTTCTGTACCTGGAACGGCTATAGTTTTAAAACACTGAACACGCTTCACGATGAAAAAATGATCGTCCAGATCAAGGACAAGAAACTGGTGATCGTAACCGAATTGGGCAAACAGCTGGCCGAAAAACTCAAAACCCAGTATCTACACTGATACCTTCTTTATCCCACTTGCTGGAGGCGCGGCAGCTCCGGGCCGCGCCTCTTTTTTTTGGGCCACCTCGTAGAGGTAAGTCCCTATGCCTGCCTTCACATCAACAACCATAAGGAGATCCAGGGCGGACACGGAGGTCCGCCCCTACGGAAAATGCAAAAGAAATTTGATATTCGCGGTCGGCGATCGATACGCCTGAAAGGTTGGGATTACTCCACCCCAAATTATTATTTTATTACCCTCTGTGTTCAGAATCGGGTAAATCTTTTCGGGAATATTATAGAAGGTAGAATAATCTTGACAGAAATTGGATCAATGGTCAAAGAAATATGGCTGGATATGCAAACAAAATATTCAGGGGTCACAGTGGATGAATTTGTGGTCATGCCCAATCATATTCACGGAATCCTC of the Candidatus Aminicenantes bacterium genome contains:
- a CDS encoding DUF6429 family protein; this encodes MEEKIKELNLLLLYLTGWEEDSRKNPGEKVFCTWNGYSFKTLNTLHDEKMIVQIKDKKLVIVTELGKQLAEKLKTQYLH